The Euryarchaeota archaeon genome includes a region encoding these proteins:
- the uppS gene encoding di-trans,poly-cis-decaprenylcistransferase: MLKVLDPILGAARRALEESMMREIKRFGVPRHVAIIMDGNRRWAKQMGLTPNDGHKYGVDTLENVLEWCLDVDVKYLTVYAFSTENFSRDSVEVQHLMRLFEDNFRRMADDARVHKNRVRIRAIGQTELLPPSVQDAIKCAESRTGQYDSYFYNVAVAYGGRQEIIRAIQSIAGEVKSGRLAVGDIDESAVAKRLYTSELPDPDLILRTSGEERISNFLLWQIAYAELYFADILWPGFRKLDFLRAIRSYQRRKRRFGS, translated from the coding sequence ATGCTCAAAGTACTTGACCCCATCCTCGGCGCTGCAAGGCGGGCGCTTGAAGAATCGATGATGCGCGAGATCAAGCGGTTCGGTGTGCCGCGCCACGTCGCCATCATCATGGACGGGAACCGTCGGTGGGCAAAGCAGATGGGGCTCACGCCTAACGACGGGCACAAGTACGGCGTCGATACGCTGGAGAACGTCCTCGAATGGTGCCTCGATGTGGACGTGAAGTACCTGACCGTGTACGCTTTCAGTACGGAGAATTTCAGCCGCGATTCGGTGGAGGTCCAGCACCTCATGCGTCTTTTCGAGGACAATTTCCGGCGCATGGCGGATGACGCGCGCGTGCACAAGAACAGGGTGAGGATACGTGCAATCGGGCAGACGGAGCTCCTCCCCCCTTCGGTCCAGGACGCGATCAAGTGCGCCGAGTCGCGGACCGGTCAATACGATTCGTACTTCTACAATGTGGCGGTCGCCTACGGCGGTCGGCAGGAGATCATCCGGGCCATCCAATCGATCGCCGGCGAGGTGAAATCGGGGCGTCTTGCGGTCGGAGACATAGACGAGTCGGCGGTCGCGAAGCGCCTTTACACGTCGGAGCTTCCGGATCCCGATTTGATCCTGAGGACGAGCGGCGAGGAGCGCATCAGCAATTTCCTCTTGTGGCAGATAGCGTACGCCGAACTCTATTTCGCGGATATCCTCTGGCCGGGTTTCCGGAAGTTGGATTTCCTTCGCGCGATCCGCTCGTATCAGCGCCGCAAGCGCCGTTTCGGCTCGTGA
- a CDS encoding CofH family radical SAM protein, whose translation MQKATLGVQTNISDVVAKAVRGERLSLDECATLMEGNDLMELAAGADTVRRKRHGNVVHYRNDLNINHTNVCVASCGFCAFYRSPGEAGGYTFSVPEILEKARAATAMGVHEWHIVGGLHPDLGIEYFEEMFRGLKAVNPRGFIEALTAVEIDYIAKKEKSSVRETLERLKAAGLDMLPGGGAEVFDAEARVRMQATKIGADRWLAVHEEAHRLGIPTNATMLYGHVEDPRERAHHMGRVRALQDKTGGFLAFVPLAFNPDNTALAAEHHLHGATGVLDMKVVAASRLFFDNVAHVKLPWVTVGKRVAQISLTFGVDDIGGSAFEERILEAAGGKTWQYVTTSDLPSLICDAGFEPALTNSDYSRGEPVAAR comes from the coding sequence ATGCAAAAGGCAACGCTCGGCGTCCAAACGAACATTTCCGACGTCGTGGCAAAGGCGGTCCGAGGTGAGCGGCTGTCCTTGGACGAGTGCGCGACGCTCATGGAGGGTAACGACCTCATGGAGCTTGCCGCCGGGGCCGACACGGTGCGAAGGAAGCGGCATGGGAACGTCGTCCACTACAGGAACGACCTGAACATCAACCACACGAACGTCTGCGTCGCCTCATGCGGCTTCTGCGCGTTCTACCGATCGCCGGGCGAGGCGGGCGGGTACACGTTCTCGGTGCCCGAGATCCTCGAGAAGGCGAGGGCGGCGACGGCAATGGGGGTGCACGAGTGGCACATCGTGGGTGGGCTTCACCCCGACCTCGGCATCGAGTACTTCGAAGAGATGTTCCGCGGCCTCAAGGCGGTGAACCCCCGTGGCTTCATCGAGGCCCTCACCGCCGTCGAGATCGATTACATCGCGAAGAAGGAGAAGAGCTCGGTGCGGGAGACGCTCGAAAGACTCAAGGCCGCCGGGCTCGACATGCTGCCCGGTGGCGGCGCCGAGGTGTTCGACGCGGAGGCGCGCGTGCGGATGCAGGCGACGAAGATCGGCGCCGATCGATGGCTTGCCGTCCACGAGGAGGCCCACCGACTCGGCATACCCACCAACGCGACGATGCTCTACGGGCACGTCGAAGATCCGCGCGAGAGGGCCCACCACATGGGGCGCGTTCGCGCTCTCCAGGACAAGACCGGCGGGTTCCTCGCGTTCGTCCCACTGGCTTTCAATCCTGACAACACCGCCCTCGCAGCCGAGCACCACCTCCATGGGGCGACGGGGGTGCTCGACATGAAGGTCGTCGCGGCGTCGCGCCTGTTCTTTGACAACGTCGCCCACGTGAAACTCCCGTGGGTTACGGTCGGGAAAAGGGTCGCGCAGATTAGCCTCACTTTCGGCGTGGACGACATCGGGGGAAGTGCTTTCGAGGAGCGCATCCTTGAAGCGGCCGGCGGGAAGACGTGGCAGTATGTGACGACCAGCGACCTCCCGTCGTTGATTTGCGACGCCGGCTTCGAGCCGGCCCTCACGAACAGCGATTACTCCAGAGGGGAACCGGTTGCGGCACGCTGA
- a CDS encoding 50S ribosomal protein L18e, with amino-acid sequence MGLRRPEATARRARRRSQSMKNKKTNEVLLQTLEELKKTSREKDAPIWRDVADRLEAPASRWAYVNVSKIERNANQGETALVPGKLLASGELKKRIDVAAWAFSEEARRKVSAAGGKCYSISDILRHNPDGKNVRIVV; translated from the coding sequence ATGGGGCTTAGGCGCCCCGAGGCCACTGCGAGAAGAGCACGTCGAAGGAGTCAGAGCATGAAGAACAAGAAAACCAACGAAGTGCTCCTTCAGACCCTCGAGGAACTCAAAAAGACCTCCCGGGAGAAGGACGCCCCCATCTGGCGAGACGTTGCTGACAGGCTGGAGGCCCCCGCATCGCGCTGGGCCTACGTGAACGTCAGCAAGATCGAAAGGAACGCAAACCAAGGCGAGACCGCCCTGGTCCCCGGAAAGCTTCTGGCGTCCGGTGAACTCAAGAAACGGATAGACGTCGCCGCTTGGGCCTTCAGCGAAGAGGCGCGGCGCAAAGTCTCCGCGGCGGGCGGGAAATGCTATTCCATAAGCGACATCCTCAGGCACAACCCTGACGGGAAGAACGTAAGGATCGTGGTCTGA
- a CDS encoding RNA 2'-phosphotransferase gives MLRECATDGYYRGEKCPACGAEGKFLMNEHELNRIGRIMAGVLRHFPDRFGVSMDEHGWVDVHDFVAQIRRQKDRLHWLKPHHVEAIVETDTKGRYQYEDDRIRATYGHSVDVDLDLPTDDIPEKLFYPVTEEELDMVLERGLQPTDRKMVHLSGTFELAMEAGQRRVEAPIILEINAQEAVKSGVVIKQAGKTVYITEDVPAQYLAKARE, from the coding sequence ATGCTACGAGAGTGCGCCACGGACGGCTACTACAGGGGAGAGAAGTGCCCCGCCTGCGGCGCCGAGGGCAAGTTCCTGATGAACGAGCACGAACTGAACCGCATCGGCCGCATCATGGCCGGCGTGCTCCGGCATTTCCCCGACAGGTTCGGCGTCTCCATGGACGAGCACGGTTGGGTAGACGTGCATGACTTCGTGGCACAGATCCGTCGCCAGAAGGACAGGCTCCATTGGTTGAAACCCCACCATGTGGAGGCGATCGTGGAGACGGACACGAAAGGGCGATACCAGTACGAGGACGACCGCATCCGGGCGACTTACGGGCACAGCGTCGATGTCGACCTCGACCTTCCGACCGACGACATCCCCGAGAAGCTCTTCTACCCCGTGACGGAGGAGGAGCTTGACATGGTGCTCGAGCGCGGCCTCCAACCGACGGACAGGAAGATGGTGCACCTTTCGGGGACGTTCGAGCTCGCGATGGAGGCGGGCCAACGCCGGGTCGAGGCCCCCATCATCCTTGAGATAAACGCGCAGGAGGCGGTGAAGAGCGGCGTGGTCATCAAGCAGGCCGGCAAGACCGTGTACATCACCGAGGATGTCCCCGCGCAGTACCTGGCCAAGGCGCGCGAGTAG
- a CDS encoding DNA-directed RNA polymerase subunit N, with amino-acid sequence MIPIRCFSCGRVVASDFEKYRERTGAGEDPKKVLDELGVDRYCCRRMIVTQPDIIDDVIPYS; translated from the coding sequence ATGATACCGATCCGTTGCTTCTCGTGCGGACGCGTCGTAGCGTCCGACTTCGAGAAGTACAGGGAGCGAACGGGCGCCGGGGAAGACCCAAAGAAGGTCTTGGACGAACTCGGCGTCGACCGGTACTGCTGCCGACGCATGATAGTGACGCAGCCGGACATCATCGACGACGTGATACCGTACAGCTAG
- the mqnC gene encoding dehypoxanthine futalosine cyclase has product MEVNTILKRAADGSRIEDDEALLVYEKATLSELGKAANRARMRKVPGPRVTFVIDRNINYTNACNAYCTFCAFYRRPGEKDVYVLPDEEILTKVGELVAIGGTQVLLQGGLNPELGLDHAVHLMRTVHQAFPQVDLHSFTATEIEHYAKMSGLSTLEVLRALKDAGLKSLPGGGAEILVKRVRDRVSPLKTTADAWARIMREAQSLGMPTTATMMYGMVETRRERIEHLRLLREIQDERHGFTAFIPWSFQNDGAAPLKADQATSDQYLRLIALSRLYLDNFDHVQSGWVTEGEKTAQIALHMGADDWGGILMEENVISAAGTRFTMTPEWSRYLINDAGFEAAQRNTYYRTLKAFERLHRAPKRTPAPDLLIPGAPLGASP; this is encoded by the coding sequence TTGGAAGTGAACACCATCCTGAAGCGCGCCGCCGACGGCTCGCGTATCGAAGACGACGAGGCGCTCCTCGTCTACGAGAAAGCGACGCTCTCGGAACTTGGAAAGGCAGCCAACAGAGCGAGGATGCGGAAAGTCCCCGGGCCCCGCGTCACCTTCGTGATCGACCGCAACATCAACTACACGAACGCGTGCAACGCCTACTGCACGTTCTGCGCCTTCTACCGGCGGCCCGGCGAGAAGGACGTGTATGTGCTCCCGGACGAGGAGATACTCACGAAAGTCGGGGAACTCGTCGCAATAGGCGGCACGCAGGTGCTCCTTCAAGGCGGGCTCAACCCCGAGCTCGGCCTCGATCATGCCGTCCACCTGATGCGGACCGTCCACCAAGCGTTTCCCCAAGTGGACCTTCACAGTTTCACGGCCACGGAGATCGAGCACTACGCGAAGATGTCCGGCCTCTCCACGCTGGAGGTCCTACGGGCCCTGAAGGACGCGGGACTCAAGAGCCTCCCCGGCGGGGGTGCGGAGATATTAGTGAAGCGTGTGCGCGACCGCGTCAGTCCCCTGAAGACGACGGCCGACGCGTGGGCGCGCATCATGCGGGAGGCGCAAAGCCTTGGGATGCCGACGACCGCCACCATGATGTACGGGATGGTCGAGACGCGTCGCGAACGCATCGAACACCTTCGGCTCCTACGCGAGATCCAGGACGAGCGCCACGGCTTCACGGCTTTCATACCATGGTCCTTCCAAAACGACGGCGCCGCACCACTCAAGGCCGATCAAGCGACGTCCGATCAATACCTTCGCCTCATCGCCCTTTCCCGCCTGTACCTCGACAACTTCGACCACGTCCAAAGCGGTTGGGTCACCGAAGGCGAGAAGACCGCCCAGATAGCGCTTCACATGGGGGCCGACGACTGGGGAGGGATACTCATGGAGGAGAACGTGATAAGCGCGGCCGGCACGCGCTTCACGATGACGCCCGAATGGTCACGCTACCTCATCAACGACGCCGGGTTCGAAGCCGCCCAGCGGAACACCTACTACCGGACCTTGAAGGCCTTCGAGCGGCTCCATCGCGCCCCGAAGCGGACGCCGGCGCCAGACCTGCTCATCCCTGGCGCTCCTCTCGGAGCCTCGCCCTGA
- a CDS encoding 50S ribosomal protein L13 has product MADVTVIDAAGCVAGRLATNLAKRLRKGEEIVVLNAEKAIMSGSTDYLIGEFEHRRDQGTQRKGPFYPRMPDQILKRVVRGMVNYQKPQGRAALKRLKVYIGVPDEFAKATPEIVTNAKRTPEKFLTLGAISQELGGRF; this is encoded by the coding sequence ATGGCCGATGTGACGGTCATCGACGCCGCGGGTTGTGTAGCGGGACGGCTCGCCACCAACCTCGCGAAGCGATTGAGGAAAGGCGAGGAGATAGTGGTCTTGAACGCCGAGAAGGCGATCATGTCCGGAAGCACGGATTACCTCATCGGCGAATTCGAGCACCGCCGCGACCAAGGGACGCAGCGCAAAGGGCCCTTCTACCCGAGGATGCCCGACCAGATCCTGAAGCGGGTGGTGCGCGGCATGGTCAACTACCAGAAGCCGCAAGGCCGAGCCGCGTTGAAGCGGTTGAAAGTCTACATCGGCGTGCCGGACGAATTCGCCAAGGCGACGCCGGAGATCGTGACGAACGCGAAGCGGACGCCCGAGAAGTTCCTGACGCTTGGAGCGATCTCGCAAGAACTCGGCGGGAGATTCTGA
- a CDS encoding menaquinone biosynthesis protein yields the protein MRHAEPPRAAGAAGNERGREGAPPLRLGAIEFYNSLPVYQGIYSGAVTLPRGTEIVKGIPSEMNRGVLAGTLDIAPVSSIEYARHASELVALPGLSINSHGFANSVNLVSALPLAALDGKRIRITSASASSDLLLRILLEERFGVKAELTKGIARLDAIGRDYEACLLIGDESMHALRTHPRLLRFDLGAQWRDHTGHPMVFAIWVAHREIAETRGSDVEAVRAALLESRAWGLKNKDAVVFEAQRASGFSAVELEAYFRDLNYDLDGDKIQGLRAFYEAALLRGEIPEMPRLPKPEAPRWK from the coding sequence TTGCGGCACGCTGAACCACCGCGGGCGGCAGGGGCCGCTGGAAACGAGCGGGGGCGTGAAGGGGCGCCGCCGCTACGCCTCGGCGCCATCGAGTTCTACAATTCGCTCCCCGTGTACCAGGGGATCTATTCGGGAGCCGTGACGCTCCCGCGCGGGACCGAGATCGTGAAAGGGATCCCATCGGAGATGAACCGTGGCGTCCTCGCGGGGACGCTCGACATCGCCCCCGTCTCGTCGATCGAGTACGCACGCCACGCCTCCGAACTCGTGGCCTTGCCGGGCCTCTCCATCAACTCCCACGGCTTCGCAAACAGCGTGAACCTCGTCTCGGCGCTGCCCCTTGCCGCGTTGGACGGCAAGCGCATAAGGATCACGTCCGCCTCCGCCTCGTCCGACCTGCTCCTTCGGATACTGCTCGAGGAGCGCTTCGGGGTCAAGGCGGAGTTGACCAAAGGCATCGCCCGCCTCGATGCGATCGGACGCGATTACGAGGCGTGCCTTCTCATCGGTGACGAGAGCATGCACGCGTTGAGGACGCACCCGAGGCTCCTCCGCTTCGACCTTGGCGCCCAGTGGCGGGACCACACCGGCCACCCGATGGTGTTCGCAATCTGGGTGGCGCACCGCGAGATCGCCGAGACCCGGGGAAGCGACGTCGAGGCCGTGCGGGCCGCACTCCTTGAGTCGCGCGCCTGGGGCCTAAAGAACAAGGACGCGGTCGTTTTCGAGGCTCAACGGGCAAGCGGGTTCTCCGCAGTCGAGCTCGAAGCTTATTTCAGGGACCTGAACTACGATCTCGACGGCGACAAGATCCAAGGGCTCCGAGCATTCTACGAGGCGGCCCTGCTTCGCGGCGAGATCCCCGAGATGCCCCGACTTCCCAAACCGGAGGCGCCCCGTTGGAAGTGA
- a CDS encoding 30S ribosomal protein S9 produces the protein MKVVNTSGKRKKAVARATVKAGAGRVRVNNQPVEIYQPSLAREKIMEPLALAPNRAEKVDIDVAVNGGGIFGQAEAVRTAIARGIVEFFNDDKLKELYLGHDRSLLVNDPRRKEAKHPLGRGARKHWQKSYR, from the coding sequence ATGAAGGTCGTCAACACCAGCGGAAAAAGGAAGAAGGCGGTCGCAAGGGCCACCGTGAAGGCGGGCGCAGGCCGTGTCCGGGTCAACAACCAACCCGTAGAGATCTACCAACCGAGCCTTGCCCGCGAGAAGATCATGGAGCCGCTGGCGCTCGCCCCGAACAGGGCCGAGAAGGTGGACATCGACGTCGCGGTCAACGGTGGCGGCATCTTCGGCCAAGCCGAGGCCGTGAGGACAGCCATCGCGCGCGGCATCGTGGAGTTCTTCAACGACGACAAGTTGAAGGAACTCTACCTCGGCCACGACCGGTCGCTCCTCGTGAACGATCCACGACGCAAGGAAGCGAAGCACCCGTTGGGCCGCGGCGCAAGAAAGCACTGGCAGAAGTCGTACAGGTGA
- a CDS encoding SDR family oxidoreductase — protein sequence MSKVALVTGASRGIGQATAARLAVDGFDVCAGFLQDGVGALRTAELVRSAGRRAHTVQGDVSHPETARSIIDSCVSTLGRLDVLVNNAGVYPRSRLSEARDALWRSTIDSNLSSMYYCASRAAPLMAKAGGGRIVNLSSILGSMGTTQGAHYAASKAGVQGLTKALAKELAPSNILVNAIAPGAIETDILKADTPKVREWRKRVIPLQRVGRPEEVASVVSFLASPKSSYITGQIIHVNGGHFVG from the coding sequence ATGTCCAAGGTAGCTCTTGTGACGGGTGCGTCGCGAGGAATCGGCCAGGCGACGGCCGCGCGGCTCGCAGTCGACGGCTTCGACGTCTGCGCCGGGTTCTTGCAGGATGGGGTTGGGGCGTTGCGGACGGCGGAACTTGTTCGTTCCGCCGGTCGTCGCGCGCACACGGTGCAGGGGGACGTTTCCCACCCGGAGACCGCCCGTTCCATCATCGACTCTTGCGTTTCCACGCTTGGCCGGCTTGACGTCTTGGTGAACAACGCCGGCGTATACCCGCGCTCGAGGCTTTCCGAGGCGCGCGACGCGCTTTGGCGCTCGACAATAGACTCCAACCTCTCATCCATGTATTACTGCGCGAGCCGCGCGGCGCCTTTGATGGCCAAGGCGGGCGGCGGACGGATCGTGAATCTCTCATCGATCCTTGGGTCCATGGGGACGACACAGGGCGCCCATTATGCTGCATCGAAGGCGGGCGTCCAGGGACTGACGAAGGCGCTCGCCAAGGAACTCGCGCCGTCGAACATCCTTGTCAACGCGATAGCGCCCGGCGCCATCGAGACCGATATCCTGAAAGCGGACACGCCGAAGGTGCGTGAATGGCGTAAGCGCGTGATCCCGCTACAACGCGTCGGGCGGCCCGAGGAGGTGGCTTCGGTCGTGTCGTTCTTGGCATCACCGAAATCGTCGTACATAACGGGCCAGATAATACACGTGAACGGCGGCCATTTCGTGGGATGA
- the rpiA gene encoding ribose-5-phosphate isomerase RpiA, translating into MSEGCVCASVEAQRTREAAKRNAAQRACELLRDGMTVGLGTGSTAEHAVKRIGELVAKGMRLRCVPTSEATMTLARHLEIPLVALDDVERIDVTIDGADEVDPRFDLIKGLGGALLREKIVAAVSREEVIIVDEDKLVSRLCEKAPVPVEVLRFGRKTAEAGLRKMGAEPRLRSKGGETFVSDNGNHILDCRFERISDPALLEKEINAIPGVVENGLFIGLATKVVVGNETGARLLERKV; encoded by the coding sequence ATGAGCGAAGGATGCGTATGCGCGAGTGTGGAAGCCCAGAGGACGCGTGAAGCCGCCAAACGCAACGCCGCACAGCGGGCGTGCGAGCTTCTTCGCGACGGGATGACCGTCGGTCTCGGTACGGGGTCGACCGCCGAGCACGCGGTGAAACGCATCGGCGAACTCGTCGCCAAGGGGATGCGGTTGCGATGCGTCCCGACCTCGGAGGCCACGATGACACTTGCGCGTCACCTCGAGATCCCGCTCGTCGCCCTCGACGATGTGGAAAGGATCGACGTGACGATCGACGGTGCCGACGAAGTGGACCCACGCTTCGACCTCATCAAGGGGCTTGGAGGCGCGTTGCTACGCGAGAAGATCGTGGCGGCGGTGAGTCGGGAAGAGGTGATAATCGTCGACGAGGACAAATTGGTCTCACGCCTCTGTGAGAAAGCACCCGTGCCCGTCGAGGTACTGCGTTTCGGTCGGAAGACCGCGGAGGCCGGCTTGAGAAAAATGGGCGCCGAACCGAGACTCCGGTCGAAGGGCGGCGAGACCTTCGTTTCGGACAATGGCAACCACATCCTCGATTGCCGCTTCGAACGGATATCCGACCCGGCCCTCCTCGAAAAAGAGATCAACGCAATCCCGGGAGTCGTCGAGAACGGTTTGTTCATCGGCCTTGCGACCAAGGTGGTCGTGGGCAATGAAACCGGCGCACGCCTCCTGGAAAGGAAGGTCTGA
- a CDS encoding amino acid permease, which produces MSGGLRRDLSRIDAVAVIVGTMIGSGIFLGPEIIAQAVPGSATIILVWLVAGVLIFFGALTHAELGAAQPESGGGYVFLREAYGPFWGFLVGWSQLTVTKTGSIAALAVAFATFLRELVGLSDVLFLTLPVGLIVVLSVLNYVGVKYGGMFQTLTTSLKVIAIIALIVFGLAVAAGGRSFDPVFPTVTGLPLVIAFGASLIPALWAYDGWVNVTQVAEEVRDPQKNVPFALVAGTALVVGLYVLTNLAYIGTVGIAGFSATDATQSAGRSIAAAAGLAAFGPQGAQLIILAVLVSVLGTTNAVILSGPRIYYAMSRDGLFFKNVGATHEKFGTPGAAIILQMVLASILALSGTFTQLITYVIFTSWVFYAMTGYAVIVMRRKRPDMVRPFRVPGYPWVPLAFVLLSVFFVIASVIAQPRESAIGAVIVLTGVPAYLYWRRKADKGERVVEVVLKETDPGSPNA; this is translated from the coding sequence GTGAGCGGCGGTCTGAGGCGCGACCTTTCCAGAATCGACGCCGTCGCCGTCATCGTCGGGACGATGATCGGGTCGGGTATCTTCCTAGGCCCCGAGATAATCGCCCAGGCGGTCCCGGGCTCGGCGACGATCATCCTCGTCTGGCTTGTGGCGGGCGTCCTCATCTTCTTCGGGGCGTTGACGCATGCCGAACTCGGTGCGGCGCAACCGGAATCCGGGGGTGGCTACGTGTTCCTTCGCGAAGCGTACGGCCCGTTCTGGGGTTTTCTAGTCGGGTGGTCGCAGCTCACGGTGACGAAGACTGGGTCCATCGCGGCGCTCGCGGTCGCGTTCGCCACGTTCCTTCGCGAACTCGTCGGTCTGAGCGATGTCCTGTTCCTGACGCTTCCCGTGGGGCTCATCGTCGTCCTGTCCGTCCTCAACTACGTCGGCGTGAAGTACGGCGGGATGTTCCAGACCCTCACGACATCGCTCAAGGTGATCGCGATAATCGCGCTCATCGTGTTCGGGCTCGCCGTCGCCGCGGGCGGTCGTTCGTTCGACCCGGTGTTTCCGACCGTCACCGGACTCCCCCTGGTCATCGCGTTCGGGGCAAGCCTCATACCGGCGCTCTGGGCGTATGACGGGTGGGTGAACGTGACGCAGGTCGCTGAAGAAGTGCGCGATCCCCAGAAGAACGTGCCTTTCGCTCTTGTCGCCGGCACGGCGCTCGTCGTCGGTCTCTACGTCCTCACGAACCTCGCGTACATCGGCACCGTAGGGATAGCGGGTTTCTCGGCGACCGATGCGACCCAATCCGCGGGTAGGAGCATCGCCGCCGCGGCGGGGCTTGCGGCGTTCGGTCCCCAAGGTGCCCAACTCATCATCCTCGCAGTACTCGTGTCCGTCCTTGGGACGACGAACGCCGTCATCCTCTCAGGCCCCCGCATATATTACGCGATGAGCAGGGACGGCCTCTTCTTCAAGAACGTCGGGGCGACGCATGAAAAGTTCGGCACCCCGGGAGCCGCCATCATCCTGCAGATGGTGCTCGCGTCGATCCTTGCCCTCTCCGGGACTTTCACCCAGCTCATCACGTACGTGATCTTCACCTCGTGGGTGTTCTACGCGATGACCGGGTACGCCGTCATAGTGATGCGCCGGAAACGGCCCGACATGGTCAGGCCTTTCCGCGTTCCGGGTTACCCTTGGGTGCCGCTCGCCTTCGTCCTGCTCTCGGTATTCTTCGTCATCGCGTCCGTCATCGCCCAGCCCCGCGAGTCGGCCATCGGCGCCGTGATCGTCCTTACGGGTGTTCCTGCATACCTCTACTGGAGGCGCAAGGCTGACAAGGGCGAACGGGTCGTCGAAGTCGTCCTGAAAGAGACCGATCCCGGCTCACCGAACGCCTGA